Proteins co-encoded in one Streptomyces sp. SLBN-31 genomic window:
- a CDS encoding glutamate--cysteine ligase — translation MRTVGVEEELLLVDPETGEPKALSGAVLARAEQSGADEGVFEKELYGQMLEFATHPQADMKDLGDEIVRCRREAARHAGEIGCTVAALASSPLPVSPSVGRGSRYQWMAEQYGIAVQEQMVLGCHVHVAVESDEEGVAVLDRIRPWLSVLAALSANSPFWQGKDSCYDSYRSRVWSRWPSAGPTEAFGSAERYHRRVTDMVSSGVILDEGMVYFDARLSQRYPTVEIRVADVCLRAETAVLIAMLARGLVETAAREWRAGHAPMDHSVSLLRLAAWRAARSGLGEELLHPSTMRRLPAETVVAGLLQHVEEALGESGDLERARAACDTLLDGGTGARLQRELLERTGSLREVVTTCARLTQE, via the coding sequence GTGCGCACTGTCGGAGTGGAGGAGGAACTCCTCCTGGTGGACCCGGAGACGGGTGAACCCAAGGCGCTGTCCGGCGCCGTTCTCGCTCGTGCCGAGCAGAGCGGCGCGGACGAGGGCGTGTTCGAGAAAGAGCTGTACGGCCAGATGCTGGAGTTCGCCACGCATCCGCAGGCCGACATGAAGGACCTCGGCGACGAGATCGTCCGGTGCCGCCGCGAGGCGGCCCGGCACGCCGGGGAGATCGGGTGCACGGTGGCCGCGCTGGCCTCCTCGCCGCTGCCCGTCAGCCCGTCCGTCGGGCGGGGCAGCCGCTACCAGTGGATGGCGGAGCAGTACGGCATCGCCGTACAGGAACAGATGGTGCTGGGCTGTCACGTCCATGTGGCGGTCGAGTCCGACGAGGAGGGCGTCGCGGTCTTGGACCGGATCCGGCCCTGGCTGTCGGTCCTGGCCGCGCTGAGCGCCAACTCGCCGTTCTGGCAGGGCAAGGACTCCTGCTACGACAGCTACCGCAGCCGGGTGTGGTCGCGCTGGCCGTCGGCCGGGCCGACGGAGGCGTTCGGCTCGGCCGAGCGCTACCACCGGCGGGTGACGGACATGGTGTCGAGCGGAGTGATCCTCGACGAAGGGATGGTCTACTTCGACGCCCGGCTCTCCCAGCGGTACCCGACGGTGGAGATCCGGGTGGCGGACGTCTGCCTGCGGGCGGAGACGGCCGTACTGATCGCCATGCTGGCGCGGGGGCTCGTGGAGACGGCGGCGCGGGAGTGGCGGGCCGGTCACGCGCCGATGGACCACAGTGTGAGCCTTCTGCGGCTGGCCGCCTGGCGGGCCGCGCGCTCCGGGCTCGGGGAGGAACTGCTGCATCCGTCGACGATGCGCCGGCTGCCCGCCGAGACCGTGGTGGCGGGGCTGCTGCAGCACGTGGAGGAGGCGCTCGGGGAGAGCGGCGACCTCGAGCGGGCGCGTGCGGCGTGCGACACGCTGCTGGACGGCGGCACCGGCGCGCGGCTCCAGCGTGAGCTGCTGGAGCGGACCGGGAGTCTGCGGGAAGTCGTGACCACCTGTGCGCGCCTCACCCAGGAATGA
- a CDS encoding DUF6480 family protein, with protein sequence MSYVNPDPEPERTTGLEPGGGVPPGETPPAESSMPEAGPRETHNPTKGWAKGPLTLIIGLVVLVAAFFLVYALVLIF encoded by the coding sequence ATGAGTTACGTGAATCCCGATCCGGAACCCGAACGCACCACCGGCCTGGAGCCCGGCGGGGGAGTGCCGCCCGGTGAGACCCCGCCCGCCGAGAGCAGCATGCCCGAGGCGGGGCCGCGCGAGACGCACAATCCCACCAAGGGCTGGGCGAAGGGGCCGCTGACGCTGATCATCGGTCTCGTCGTGCTGGTCGCCGCGTTCTTCCTGGTGTACGCCCTCGTCCTGATCTTCTGA
- a CDS encoding long-chain fatty acid--CoA ligase — protein MRDVALAPPTVSPLTGGLADSIFDTAALDATLPLLARRADPASSTWEEVTAVEVRDEVVDLAKGLVASGISPGHRVAIMARTRYEWTVLSHALWAVGAEVVPLYPTSSREQVEWVLRDAGCVAVVVEDEQAVMTVGSVCGALPRLRHVWQLDAGAMDDLVERGRLIPLATVESLRRIVLPDSAAAISYTSGTTGRALGCALSHRNLASACDTLLNGWGHTVIPPGERQASVLAFLPFSHVYGLLVQTLCVRGGMVMAHEPDMSEEALAASLRSFRPSYLCAVPSLLEKIYKNFLRAAQEAGRGALFERAADTARDFAAALERQRLGGGSGPGFDLRLQHALFERTVYRKLRAALGGRVQRATSGGSSLSRELSLFYEGIGIYVNDGYGLTEAAGGVTAQPLGREMSGTVGQALPGTDIIVADDGEILVRGPSVFQGYINAEAATRSVLRGGWLATGDLGRLDSEGYLTITGRKKDIIVTSSGKNVAPAALEQRLRMHPLIHQAVVVGDNRPCVGALITLDPKFLAYWRGSLSLQSDMPSHQAREENALREEIGRAVAAANSAVSRSESIRVFRVLPDQFDMANGLMTPSMKLRRDAIVRHYAFEIDAMYQARSRPGRQTVPDELSNWDEADNVFR, from the coding sequence ATGCGCGACGTCGCCCTCGCTCCCCCCACCGTTTCCCCCCTGACCGGCGGGCTGGCCGACAGCATCTTCGACACGGCGGCCCTCGATGCCACCCTTCCGCTTCTCGCCCGCCGGGCCGATCCCGCCTCCAGTACGTGGGAGGAGGTGACCGCCGTGGAGGTGCGCGACGAGGTCGTGGACCTGGCCAAGGGGCTGGTGGCGTCCGGGATCTCGCCGGGCCACCGCGTCGCGATCATGGCGCGGACCCGTTACGAGTGGACGGTGCTCAGTCACGCGCTGTGGGCGGTGGGCGCCGAGGTCGTGCCGTTGTATCCGACCTCCTCGCGCGAGCAGGTGGAGTGGGTCCTCCGGGACGCAGGCTGCGTGGCCGTGGTGGTGGAGGACGAGCAGGCGGTGATGACCGTCGGTTCGGTGTGCGGTGCGCTGCCGCGGCTGCGCCATGTCTGGCAGCTGGACGCCGGGGCCATGGACGACCTGGTCGAGCGGGGCCGGCTCATCCCGCTGGCCACGGTCGAGTCACTGCGCCGCATCGTGCTGCCGGACTCCGCGGCGGCCATCAGCTACACCTCCGGCACCACGGGACGGGCGCTGGGCTGCGCGCTGAGCCACCGCAACCTGGCGAGCGCCTGCGACACGCTGCTGAACGGCTGGGGCCACACCGTGATCCCGCCGGGCGAACGACAGGCGTCGGTCCTGGCCTTCCTGCCCTTCTCCCACGTCTACGGCCTGCTGGTGCAGACGCTGTGCGTGCGCGGCGGCATGGTCATGGCGCACGAGCCGGACATGAGCGAGGAGGCCCTGGCCGCGTCGCTGCGCAGCTTCCGGCCCTCGTATCTCTGCGCCGTGCCCTCCCTGCTGGAGAAGATCTACAAGAACTTCCTGCGGGCCGCCCAGGAGGCCGGCCGCGGGGCGCTGTTCGAGCGGGCCGCGGACACGGCACGGGACTTCGCCGCGGCGCTGGAGCGCCAGCGGCTGGGCGGCGGTTCCGGTCCGGGGTTCGACCTGCGGCTGCAGCACGCCCTGTTCGAGCGGACGGTGTACCGCAAGCTGCGCGCCGCACTGGGCGGGCGGGTGCAGCGGGCCACGTCCGGCGGCTCCTCCCTCAGCCGGGAACTCTCCCTCTTCTACGAGGGCATCGGCATCTACGTCAACGACGGGTACGGCCTCACCGAGGCCGCCGGTGGCGTAACCGCGCAGCCGCTGGGCCGGGAGATGTCGGGGACCGTCGGGCAGGCCCTGCCGGGCACCGACATCATCGTCGCCGACGACGGCGAGATCCTGGTGCGCGGGCCGTCGGTGTTCCAGGGCTACATCAACGCCGAGGCGGCGACCCGGTCGGTGCTGCGCGGCGGCTGGCTGGCCACCGGGGACCTCGGGCGCCTCGACTCGGAGGGTTATCTGACGATCACCGGCCGCAAGAAGGACATCATCGTCACCAGCAGCGGCAAGAACGTCGCGCCGGCCGCCCTGGAGCAGCGGCTGCGGATGCATCCGCTGATCCACCAGGCCGTCGTCGTCGGTGACAACCGGCCCTGCGTGGGGGCGCTGATCACCCTGGACCCGAAGTTCCTGGCGTACTGGCGGGGCTCTCTGTCGCTGCAGAGCGACATGCCGAGCCACCAGGCCCGCGAGGAGAACGCGCTGCGGGAGGAGATCGGGCGGGCCGTGGCCGCCGCCAACAGTGCCGTCTCGCGCTCGGAGTCGATCCGGGTCTTCCGGGTGCTGCCGGACCAGTTCGACATGGCCAACGGGCTGATGACCCCCTCCATGAAGTTGCGCAGGGACGCGATCGTGCGGCACTACGCCTTCGAGATCGACGCCATGTACCAGGCCCGCTCGCGACCCGGGCGGCAGACCGTGCCGGACGAGCTGTCGAACTGGGACGAGGCCGACAACGTGTTCCGATGA
- a CDS encoding ATP-binding protein — MATDHRWHGSPVSGNMPERVARYPGELHNVTDARLDAEQFLDDLAQVTPPTAPEHWDDILLVVTELTANAVQYAPGPIEIRLRPTFDGVHLVVHDTSSTPPAPRPFHRDGSGGVGWHLVHALCSQVSVVTNDAGKDIHVFLPW, encoded by the coding sequence ATGGCAACCGATCACCGTTGGCACGGAAGTCCGGTCTCCGGCAACATGCCGGAGCGGGTCGCACGCTACCCGGGCGAGCTCCACAATGTGACGGACGCCCGTCTCGACGCGGAGCAGTTCCTCGACGATCTCGCCCAGGTGACGCCACCGACCGCGCCGGAGCACTGGGACGACATACTGCTGGTCGTCACGGAACTCACGGCCAACGCGGTCCAGTACGCGCCCGGGCCCATCGAGATCCGGCTGCGCCCGACCTTCGACGGGGTGCACCTCGTCGTCCACGACACCAGCAGCACTCCCCCGGCCCCGCGCCCCTTCCACCGGGACGGAAGCGGTGGGGTCGGCTGGCACCTGGTGCATGCGCTGTGCAGCCAGGTCAGCGTCGTCACCAACGACGCCGGGAAGGACATCCACGTCTTCCTGCCCTGGTGA
- a CDS encoding ATP-binding protein translates to MSRPDQTAEGNGGMPGGTLAVPHVTTAAAAREYARSVVRRQWDTASRTAREEDVIDLLLVVSELVTNAIRHGGGLAAFEVAATAEGIRLAVHDNSDDIPDVAYGSGALPVSHHGHGYGWPLIIRLAREIVIDRRGGGGKTISLLVPLRALR, encoded by the coding sequence GTGAGCCGGCCCGACCAGACGGCCGAGGGGAACGGCGGCATGCCGGGCGGGACCCTTGCCGTGCCGCACGTGACGACCGCGGCCGCGGCACGCGAGTACGCCCGCTCGGTGGTGCGGCGGCAGTGGGACACGGCATCGCGCACGGCACGGGAAGAGGACGTCATCGACCTGCTCCTCGTCGTGTCCGAGCTGGTCACCAACGCCATCCGGCACGGCGGCGGACTGGCGGCCTTCGAGGTCGCCGCCACCGCCGAGGGGATCCGGCTCGCCGTGCACGACAACAGCGACGACATCCCGGACGTCGCCTACGGTTCCGGAGCCCTGCCGGTGAGCCACCACGGACACGGCTACGGCTGGCCGCTCATCATCCGCCTGGCGCGCGAGATCGTCATCGACCGGCGCGGCGGGGGAGGCAAGACGATCAGTCTGCTGGTGCCCCTGCGCGCCCTGCGTTAA
- a CDS encoding STAS domain-containing protein, giving the protein MSDDESPAVVQHRVREGERDVTVVSVHGDVDVDSAPRLAEALHAAERASSARTVVDLSATGFADSAILHVLLEAQQAHLARGRPLVVAGPLNESIERLFEVTGTARFFVLAPDVRSAVETPWAVTER; this is encoded by the coding sequence CGCGTACGAGAGGGAGAGCGGGACGTCACCGTCGTGAGTGTGCACGGTGACGTCGACGTCGACAGCGCCCCACGGCTCGCGGAGGCGCTGCACGCGGCGGAGCGGGCATCGTCCGCGCGTACGGTCGTCGACCTCTCGGCCACCGGGTTCGCCGACTCCGCCATCCTGCACGTACTGCTGGAGGCACAGCAGGCTCACCTGGCGCGCGGCAGGCCGCTGGTGGTGGCGGGACCGTTGAACGAAAGCATCGAAAGGCTGTTTGAAGTGACAGGCACCGCGAGGTTCTTCGTCCTCGCCCCGGACGTCCGGTCCGCTGTGGAGACGCCCTGGGCAGTGACGGAGCGGTGA